The following nucleotide sequence is from Lathamus discolor isolate bLatDis1 chromosome Z, bLatDis1.hap1, whole genome shotgun sequence.
tgtatatatatatacacatatatattacaGACAATATAATTTATAGgtattttatgtatatttatataaaacataAGCCCTATTCCTGTCCAATTTATAAATCTATAAGCTGTAATGTATCCTTCTGATCCCATCCTAGGAAACGGATGGGTACTCCGGCTCTGACATAAAACTCGTGTGCAAGGAAGCAGCCATGAGACCTGTGAGGAAAATCTTCGATGCTCTAGAAAATCATAAGCCAGGTACCACAGCTCTGAGAAGAGAATCCACTCCGGGACATGCCGCTGTTGCTCTGTAACTCTAGAAATGCTACCGTTAACCCCAGCAGGTGGAGCTCTGTCATCTGCGTGGAGACGTTTTAAACCCTAGATTTCCAGACATGTACCTAAGATGACCTTGCTGAAAACCAGGGCTTTATTTAAAGCTGTCAGTGTCTGTGCTCTGTGCACAAACacaatttttgtttcatgtcaCTAGGTTTATTCTgtgagaaacttgatgaaatttaacaagggcaagtgtagagtcttgcatctggggaagaacaaccccatgtaccagtacaggttgggggttgacctgctggaaagtagtgaaggggaaagggacctgggggtcctggtggataggaggatgaccatgagccagcaatgtgctcttgtggccaagaaggcaaatggcatcttagggtgcattagaaagggagtggttagtaggtcaagagaggttctcctccccctctactcagccttggtgaggccgcatctggaatattgtgtccagttctgggcccctcaattcaagaaggacagggaattgcttgaaggagtccagcgcagagccacaaagatgattaagggagtggaacatctcccttatgaggagaggctgagggagctgggtctctttagcttggagaagaggagactgaggggtgacctcatcaatgtttacaaatatgtaaagggtaggtgtcaggatgatggagctaggcttttttcagtgatatccagtgataggacaaggggcaatgggtgtaaactggagcataggaagttccacgttaacatcaggaagaacttctttactgtaagagtgacagagcactggaacaggttgcccaggggggttgtggagtctcctacactggagatattcaaggcccgcctggacaagttcctgtgtgatgtactgtaggttaccctgctcttgcaggggggttggactagatgatctttttaggtcccttccaacccttgggattctgtgattctgtgattctgtgatacgaAGTGCTGCATTAGGCAGTGGGGTGGGTTGAGTCTGGCTGGAGGCCttgtgcccaccaaagctgttCCATCACTGCCCTCTTCCTCTGGACAGAGGAGATAAAACATCACAAAAGGCTCGTTGGGTTGAGTTAAGGACaaggagagatcactcaccatttactgtcacaggcaaaacagagtTGACATGGGGATATGAGCTTGAGTTATTACCATTCAGAAcagggtaatgagaaataaacccaagtcttaaaaaacatctttcccccacccctcccttcaTCCTGAGCTCATCTTTACTCCCtgtttctctacctcctccacccccagcagcacaaggaGATGGGGAATGAGGGTTGTTGTCAGTTCATCACacgtctctgctgctccttcctcctcaggggaggactcctcacactcttcccctgctccagcatggggaaACTTCTCCAACAGTCCTTGCCGCAGgatgcagttcttcatgaactgctccagcgtgggtcccttccatgggtgcatccttcaggaacagatgGCTCCAATGTGGATCCCCCGCAGGATCACAGCTCCTGACAACAAACCCACTCCAGTGTGGGCTCTTTTCTCCATGGGCCATAGGTCCtcccaggagcctgctccagtgcaggccTCCATGAGGTCACAACCTCTTTTGGCATTCCCCTGCTCCCTTGTggggacctccatgggctgcagggggacatctgctccaccatggacctccgtGGTCTGCAGGGGTGCAGCCTGATCCACCACAGGCTGCACAACAGGCTGCAGGAGAGCCTCTGCCTCAGAGCCTAAAGCAGCTCCCACCTCCTCCTTCACTGACCATGGTGTCTACACGACTGTTCCTCTCACATGTTCTCACTCCCCTCTCAGGCTGCAGTTACAcagggttttttccctctttaaacACATTATCCCAGAGGTACTACCGCTGTATTCCAgccactaccaaaaccttaTCAGGCAAACCCAACGCATGCAGGAAcataaaagaatgtctcctggCAATAATAGCAGTATTTAATCAATTCTCTTCTCTTTAGGTAACCGTAACTTACCCGTGATCCAATTAGACATGATTACCACAGCAGACTTCCTGGATGTGATCACCCACACCAAGCCATCAGTGAAGAATCTAAGCCAGAAGTACACTGCTTGGCAGAGAGAATTTGAGTCagtgtaaaaaggaaaaaacccaaagattGAAAACTTCCAAGACTTCTGCTATCCAAGTGCTATAGTTTCCAGGAAAGAGAATGCAGAGACAAAAGTCAGAGGGAaatctttgctttcagaaacagtgAACCTTTTTGAAACCTTCTTCTAATGGTGGGAGGTGTGGTgttggttattttttattagCTATTTTTAATTACCATTCCAGAAACATTCTTCATGGAATTAATGTAATGGCAGTTGCTATGTAACGAGGACTCCAGCCTTAATTTTATgtataaaaatttaaaagatcAATTGTTTCTCAGTCTTTATTCACAACAGTTGTTGACAGGTTTGGGGTAGAAAAAAGGGAACAgaacacttaaaaataattagataCTATATAAACAGTAAGATATGGAGAAGATTCCAGCAAgacagagcagctccagtgcctaaaggggctgcagggaacctggagagggtctttggacaagggcctgcagggagagggcaagggagaatggctttaacctgcccgaggggagactgagatgagctcttaggcagaagctcttccctgtgagggtgctgaggcgctggcacagggtgcccagagaagctgtggctgccccgtccctggcagtgctcaaggccaggttggacagggcttggagcaagctgctctagtggaaggtgtccctgcccatggcagggggtttgaactggatgagcttttatgtcccttccaacccaaaccagtctgggattctgtggtaTTAGTGTAATTCTCCACTTCTGAAACTCACTAGAGCATCTTTGCAATGAAATGTTAACTGCTTTCAGTGAAGTCCAGCATCTTAGCAGTGCCTTGTAAATTTGATTAGTCTGTCATCGTTTTCAGCCAAGATCAAAGCCTTGATGTGCCAAATGTATTACTTTCCAGTTGGTTTGTCAGAAGTCTTTATGAGAAATGTGTTCACAGGACTTTGCTTATGGATCTCTTTCTGCAAGCCACAGACCTCCCTTCTGTACTCCAAGCAGAAACCAACACAGGTTCAGAACTGTTAGCATGAACACGAGATGTGTGGATTTACTCAAAACCCTAGGTTAACAATTTATGAGGGCACACAAATGGTATCTGAAGATGTCTTATGTTCTTAGGTGGGAAGGTTTATCAGTTTTTGTGTTTCCACTGCAAAGCGTACTCCATCcacgtgtcctgtctctgaGGGAGATTAAATGTGAGCGTAGGCAACCACCCACCACATGCAACTGCAGCAACACACTCTGTCATGTAAGGAAATTCATCTATCACAATGGTTTTTCTTAACAAGAATGAGCATGGCTCATTAacacaaaactgtatttttcaataAGGTTAATAATCCAGTAATGTATAATTACAAATCTGATAATTAACACTCGGGAGCACTGTAAAACAACTGTAAAGGACTTGGATTATTGCAGTTTGCAAATGGACCAGAAAAGCTATTTACCATCATTACAAAGTTGGTTCGTACTGGGGGATTTGGTGCATAGGAGAAGCACTGCATACTGCagaattaaatttcattttactgCTAACCAACTGTGTAAAAACTGGAATCTGTCCCCATGGCTTGTGAGGGATTTTTACCctaatgttaaaaagaaacaaaatcctcCAGTAACAGTGACACTTTGCAACTGTAGCAACGATAGGACCCCGCTGaagtgtaattttaaaagacaCAGTCTCAAAGGCATTTAATACcaggtttttgtttcagtttcatTCTCTTTAATAACAGCACCTAATTAAAACATCTGTAAAATGCTGacagtttttaattttatgtcaaatttccaaaacaaaaaacccaggaTCTGTTCTTAATGAGAGGAAAGATACCAACAGTAATTATTATTAAACGATGGTGGTATTTTCAAGTCACTTCTAAACATGCATAATCTCCACCCTTAAAttagagcagagcagggacatcCTCAGTGAAATCACTACAGGCTGACTGAGGCTCTGTTAGTCTTTGAGGTTTATTTACGTGAGTACTTCTAGTGAGGGGGAGTTCAGTTTAGCTCATTCAGCAGCAGAACCATGACACTTTCCAGACAGGGCTTTTCATCAGTTATttcttgaaaactgaaaataaacagaactcTGCAGTGCTCCTCATGTCATTCAGGAGGCTGCAGCCTGTCTCACCTGTGAGTGTCCACAGTCCCTTATCACATCCTCCTGAAACTACTACAGGAAAAGGGCTTTGTGGATCGTCTGCCCTTTCACAATGAGAGTGGAAGGAGCTCACAGCTAGTTTTCTGATGCAAGACATGCACTGATCCTGTGATAATTTTATGAAGCAAGAGTAAAGGAAATTATGTGAAACAGATGTTTCTTCAAACTAACTATTTCCTTCCTTGTAGCACACCCCCCCTTCTCATAGCAGGCGCTCCAGGATATGTTCCACTGCCTCTGGGAAATTCTCACAGGTTAAGTAAGGAGCTGGACTGATTTTGTCTTCATCTGCTGGTCGATATTTACCTGTAACAGATTaacaaaataatgcatttaCCAAGGTACCTTGAGtatccttttcttcccctgaaCATTACAGCCTTCTCAGATCAGTAACAGCCAGACACAGCAGGAAGAATGTCCATCTCttgaacagggtgcccagagaaggtgtggctgccccatccctggcagcgttcaaggccaggttggagcaacctgctctagtggaaggtgtccctccccatggcagggagttggaactggatgagctttatggtcccttccaatccaaaccatgattctgtgatctgaggTTCTGCAACAAATACCCCACAAAAGTATTCCCTAAATgaagactgagccttcctgagGAACTCTCCAGTGGTGGCTCTGGCTTAGAATTACTTATGCACCGGTTTCACTCTGCTGTACTGGCACTATCCTTTCACTGAGTATTCAGATATTCATTTTGTAGGTTCTTGAAATAATAATGTTACCATCTTTCCTTATGGCTTTTTATGAGGAAGAGTAGGATTACTTGCTTCCATTATTAATGTAATGGACTCTATGGCATGAGCAGCTGCCACCTCAGAAAGGCCCTTTCCCCATCCACAGTACCATCAATAACACTGATAATACCTGTCAGTCCCTTAATGTTCcacttttttctgaagcaaaattaCTTCTATAATTACTAGCGTAATTGTTAGGGAATGTCACCAGAGTTTCTGAATGATCAGAGGTTACTTTGCTATGACTGATTTTGGCAATCTAAGATGTCGCAGTAACAGTTCTCTCTGTTCTTTGATTAGTACTCGGGATTTACAGTCATTAAAGCACAAAATTCACATCTGCAAGATCAGCCACCCCCACTGATCCTGACTCACCCACAGCAATGGCAGGAGTCTGCAAAGCACAAGTACCAGATCTTTGGGCACAGTGGTTGCCAGTGCCCAGGGTGAGACCATGGAATGCACCACTGCCTCCTGAAACAACTGATCTGTGGAGGACTTACCAGTCCGTACCAAAATCCCACGCATACCCGCTTTCTGAGCACCTCCAACATCATCCCTGCAGTCCTGGGGCAGAACAGGAGATCAGCTGGTTAGTGGACACTTTCTTAACAAAGTTTTTCATAACATTCTCCAGCAGCTACGCTGAGTCAAATCTTTTAGCTACCTACTAGACAAAGTGTCACAGGAATGAATTACTATGTGCCTTTTGCCTGATCAGACAGTGACCCCCACGGACTATATACGAAATCCTGTGAGGCTGGATGGTTCTGTTTTCACCCCTTGTTTAATCCCAGCACTTTTAGAAAGATCTCTCTGCAGCATTTGGGAGGCTCCACACACAACGCAGACAAGTGCAGGTGATAATGGCACTCATACCACACATACGTACATCACCGATCATGACAGCATCCTCTGGGGTGCAGTCAGTCCCCCGCAGAGCTTCCAGGAAGAAGGTTTTCTCTGGCTTCCCCACCACGGTTGCTTTGGTGTCCGTTGCGTATTCCAGCCCAGTTACAAAAGGTCCAGGTCCCAGAGCCAAGCCAtcttttttcttgaaatacCTGGCTTTATGTATAGCTATAAGAGGAGCCCCATCCAAAATCAACCTACAGAATGAATGAAGAACAAAGTACAAAAGCTATGTTGAATTTACAGCTGAAGGCTTTTGTTGAATAcaaaactcccactgacttTCATGAAGGCCCAAATAGTAACAAAACCTAGCATTCATTCTCAACGTAaacaggacatggaactgttggaacaagtccagaggagggccacgaggatgatcaggggactggagcacctcccgtatgaagacaggctgaggaagttggggctgttcagtctggagaagagaaggctgcgtggatacctcatagcagccttccaatatctgaaggggggctataaggatgctggggagagactattcattagggactgtagtgacaggacaaggggtaagaggttaaaacttaaacagggaagtttagattggatataaggaagaagttctttcctgttagggtggtgaggtgctggaatgagttgcccagagaggttgtgaatgctccatccctggcagtgttcaaggccaggttggatgaagccttgggtgggatggtttagtgtgaggtgtccctgtccatggcaggggggttggaactagatgatcttgaggtcctttccaaccctaactattctatggttctgtcaTTCATGTCGGACATTAAATACAGCTCCTTCCTTTCCAGAGACACAACTATAGAAGAGATGCCCCAAATAAAGAGTTTATTATCTCTAGGATTTTTACAAGAATATTTAAATCCTGTCTACCTCTCCTGCAGTTAGATCCATTGCCCTAAGCAGCCTCACTTCTCACTAAGGTGAACATCGTAGCATTAGAACCTATCTGATTTCCCCATGcaaaaattttaaattacactAACCAAAACATAATGCAGTGCTGGTCAGACCACCCTGGAACACTGTGCCCAGTTTTGGGCCCTGCTATGCAAAAGATATGTGgatgggctggagagggtccagaggagggtcacaaagatgatccaaggactgAGCAgcatgtgaggaaaggctgagagagctgggctggttcagcctggagaagagaaggctcctcaagaggagaccttagagcagctccagtgcctaaagaaaAATCTCACCTGAGAGAATTCTTTTAAATGTGACATCAAATTCCCATGTATGCAAAAAGAGAAATTTAGTCTCAGACATTTCAAATGGAGCCTAGAGAATGGCCTTACTCCACGTATCTTGTTATGGGAATCATATTGGGTTAGATTTACCAATCTAATGTTGGATATCAACCCAGTAGCTTCCTACAAGGTGATCATTCAAGCCACGGCTCTACAGCAGAGCTAAAAAGCACTGCTAGAGcccagagaaggacttggaggtattgggtgaggagaagctccccatgatctggcttcagtgtgtgcttgagcccagaaccctaccatgtgctgggctgcacccccacaGCGTGAGCAGCAGGCCAAGAGATGGGAttctcctctgctgcactctggtgAAACCCCCCTGAAGTCCtgattcagctctggggcaaaaACATAAGAGAGATGCGGAGCTGTTGGATCAAGTCCacaggaggccatggggatgctgtgagggctggagcagctctgctctggagccaggctgagagagctgggctggggcagcctggagaagagaaggctcctgaaggggagaccttagagcagctccagtgcctaaaggggctgcagggaacctggagaggggctttggacaagggcctgtagggacagaccaaggggaatggctttaacctgccagaggggagactgagctgagctcttaggcagaagctcttcccggtgagggtgctgaggcgctggcacagggtgcccagagaagctgtggctgccccatccctggcagtgttcaaggccaggttggacacaggggcttggagcaagctgctctagtggaaggtgtccctgcccatggcagggggctgcaactggatgagctttatggtcccttccaacccaagtcAAGCTGTGATTCTACAACTTACCGAAATGCTTTGTTCATCATCTCATAGTGGAAGTGCTCTGGAGCCAGTCCTATCACCACCGCGTTGGGGTCATTAGTGGCTATCCCTGGAAAATCAAAACATGACTGCAAGTGAACTGAATTTTATTCATACATAGCAACTGAGTCAATAAGAGCAATTAATCACTTTACAGAAACATGACCATTTTCTGACACAGGCACATCATACTGACTAGTTTTAGGTTTTTCCGAAATGAGGAAAGCATCTGTGGAACTGACTCTGCCATCCTTCACGATGAACACAGGAGTACCAGAGAGTTTTATTTATGACAGGTTATCAGCTGCATCCTGCACTTCATGGGGTTTCTGTTCTGCCTTCACACAGCACATCCTCTACACCTTTACTGGGACAGCTAGAGCTCCTGGGTCTCCAGAGAGCATTGTTGCAGCTCATGTCTCCTGCTGCCTGTCCTTCAGTTAACTCAGGCAGCAAAACATACATGCAGAGATGCCGTGTGGGTTTGTGACACCACTCACGAGCATCTGGGTTCCTTAACCAAGAATGGGTTGCATTCATCCATCTATGACCAACTTTATGGAGATATCAGCCAAGAATAGTTCAACAGCAGCCATTAACAGGAATTTAAAGCATTCTCCATTGTATTTAGATGTTTCAAGATGTTTCAATACAAGTCAAACTGCTtagagcaaaaagaaacaaaacaatccaTTCCAGACCCAGGCAATACAGATAATGCCACCAGTGTACTTTGCCATCTTTTACAAAATTAGCACCAGCTACTCTGAAACTGATGGAAAGATCCCAAATACATGGAGATCAAACTGATCTACCTCCCGTGAAATagctgctgtctctgctgtttctgacccaGGAAAGCCTTCCCAAGAATACAAACTAAGAATATTGCTGGGGGCATATTTCGCTGGATGCCATGTTAGGTAGAACAGATTATCAAGGTTTCACTGCTCACAGAGCCCACAGAGGCTTTTCTCCTTCAACATCTACCTTTCTGAAGATTAACAACTAGCCTATGGCACTAAAATTTCTCAGGGAATGTCCAGCTCCTAGCATGATTAGATTTTACGTAAGTTAAATTGCCACAAGGATTTCAGTTCATGAGGCAagaggcagggagcagtggTAAACCATTCACATTTTTGAAGCTAAATGAAAGACTAGCAGAGTTTTCAACTTTGAGTATCTTAAAAATGTGAGCATCTTcac
It contains:
- the HDHD2 gene encoding haloacid dehalogenase-like hydrolase domain-containing protein 2, which translates into the protein MAARRALKAVLVDLNGTLHIEDSAVPGAQEALKRLRSAPVTIRFVTNTTKECKKELLERLTKLGFDIAENEIFTSLTAARNLLEQKQVRPLLLVDDKALPDFTGIATNDPNAVVIGLAPEHFHYEMMNKAFRLILDGAPLIAIHKARYFKKKDGLALGPGPFVTGLEYATDTKATVVGKPEKTFFLEALRGTDCTPEDAVMIGDDCRDDVGGAQKAGMRGILVRTGKYRPADEDKISPAPYLTCENFPEAVEHILERLL